The sequence ATAAATGTTGAGCTTATGCCTTGATTGTGatggagtcaacttcataccccatgggcatgatccatactatttTGGGCTCCATAGATTCCATCagacattgatctttatcaaccatgaagtaAAGGGTTTGCTCATACTTCTCCATAATTTCCTTAGGATTTATCTCTCTTCTTTTCATTTCTTCTTGGAAagatttgaagtatccccagagAAAAGATATTCTCATTGTATCATCTACAATTCTCCACAATCCCTTTTTAATCTGCATAGCCATcgatctatcataggcccattagacctttcctttcacaccgagtatctcattcaagaagtataaggtcaagaaaataagaagagttccatatttgaaAATGTGATTTTTATCTTTCTTAATATTATTCAAATTTTTTATCAACACATTTAGGAGGACTGTAAAGATATAGGACTGTACACATATCATATCTTTTTTCATCTTTCAACATTTAATATGAAGATTAAATGATAGTACCAGAAATAGAGTTGTGTCTGCTtgactggtaaaccttgtaacTAGCTACCATCAATGaaaacttcacatcattctccaaaatatcattgataatcatttcttTGATGTCAAATTTGGAACCAGTGGTCACTATCACCATGTTATTTAACACTTTCCCTAGGATAGGTAGTTCACTGGTTTCATTGAGGCATGTCAGGGCTTGGATCGGTTGTTTGGTAATCTTGTGAGGTTTGTCaaaccatataaactcatcatgaactTGGCtgatcacaatggattgcatctcattcttcaaggaaaCATTCTCTCTTTCCAGCTTATCACATTCATCAACTTTACCCTAatttccatgatctgatcttatttctccttcaacttgtccatcaattctttcctcttatctcttgaagttctcacttgatccttcaagtcattaatgaaatcatcatcagCATTTAGGTTTTTCTTCAAAGAACTGATCTCATTTCTTATTGCATCAAggtcctcaagtgccacactgagctaTCTCTAAAAAtgggaatccattgattcaatctcttcgACCctactcaagtggttaagcttccttacAGGAAATaggctttgatacaaattgttggaatcaaggatcattgagacgggggtgaatcaatgatctctCGATTAGCATATTTTCAAGCTTAACTTTGAACCACTGGAAACaaataaatgaaactaaaatgcagaaacatagaataaacaaccacaaaagcataacattGTATTTCTACGTGGAAACccatatgggaaaaaccatggtgggagtttaAACCATAATATTATTCCATTATGtcaagtagaaaaacaatattacaatatgggaacgcacaggcattcaggcacactacctagaggtcatttctcaattacaataacctggaaggctacaaccctcagggaaggctcactaccttacaaattgaTTACAATAAGGAATTACAACAAAATAAAATCttaaatagcatctacaatgcttggatgagttccaatTGAGTGCCAAATTTATCAATAGGGTCTCCTCTACTAAACTGCTCTATTCTGCATGTtcactatctcagtcagctaccagatcaagaatgcacatgtgaatcTACACCAAAatagattcttgatcaccactcactcgcatacaatcataccattCATAAAAAAGATCAACTACACCAAACTTATATATCAACAATCACAAcataggtcatttaccatgtcggcttgCTAGTGTAACATGTAGTCTCATGTTGGCTTGACTCGATCCCAAAGGATAAATTAgatcaccaaaaaaataataaaattatgtttctatgtcagcccaatcatcccaaacatgattcaatgcactgcAATCACCGCAAAGCTTCTAGACCAAAAATGTTTTGTTCACCTTGGAATGTCGGTTAGCTAGCTACTAGTTAACACTTGCTTCTCGATAAGAAGAATTACAACCACCTGATCAAATCTCTatgaatattttccatcaatgagaaccctaaaccaataatcagccacaagaaactatcaaaaaccaccagatgagtgtcaattgccaacactccaAAGGTCATGCAACCCAAAATTGTATTTGGGTCATTGAATATTTATAGCTTGACAACTAGAGTTAAAACTTGTACATTTTGGTACCTATATAATTCCAATTTCAATAGGGCCTATAATAAAACTAAAACAATCAAATTATAGATAAAAGAAATAATACTAAAAAATAGTTTATTactaatttaaaatattatataattatagaaTTATTGACATTGGGAGTACACCTTAAGGCTTAAATTTCTTAATTACTACCATCTTTGGGTCTTAGTTTTCCATAGCAATTTATTTTTTGTCAGAGGAATGATTAACTATTATAGTTTATGTATTGCTTATGTTTTTTTGTCAATATTCAcaagaaatatttaaaaaattcagCAATAAAATTAGTACTTTTTAAGAAACTGGAAAGATTCTCCATTGGaattctttaattttattttttcaatagaaTAAAAGATCCACTATGGCTTTAAATATTTCTTCAAGAGTGGTTTCCTAAAATTATCACTAAATCCTATGAATATGTTCACACTATTTTTAATGAGGGAAACTAATAAGAAATAATAGGGTGTCATGTAGATTGCATTCAAGGAGATATCCTtatagaagaggaagataaagaagaaaTGAATAATGTTGCAACAATCACATACTTTTTCAAAGAAATAATTGTGAAGGATGGAGTTGCAACAGTAGATCACATAGACAACTTAAAAAAATTCAGTTTTGTAAAGATAATATTGATTTAGAGTTACAAGGAGAAGAGATGAAAGAATTTGCAAGTGAGAGTGTGGGTGAATATGTTACTATTTATGAAGAAAATAATAGTGGAGTTATACAAATtaaatttctttcaaaagacaCTATGAAATTATTATATCTAAGTATAAGAGAAACCTATAGAggagagaaagagatagaagaaGAGTAAATGATGGGGAATGAGAAATGGAGAAGTGTAGAAAATAACATCACAAATATGTTAAAATTTGTGGTGTCATATTGATGAATAGGTAGGCATGCGAAATGAAGAGTAAGAAAAGGGGAAAAAATATATGGAGAAGAGgatgaaaattatttatttttctaatattttaatGATAATAAATATGCATCTATGGTAAAAATATTAGGAGGAGATGATAGAATAGTTTTTTGGATCATCTGATATATTTGTTAGTTGGTATAAAGTGGAAATGTTGTATAATATTTGGCATAATATTTTAGTGGACGAGGATATATTATACTACGTTAATTCTCATGAGAGATGAAGATAAGAGAAAAAATTGGTGTAGGTGGCTCAAATATGGTTGGATAAATCCCAAGAAATAAGGATAGGAAGAAAGCATTGGATGGAGGTGGCTAATAATATTGGGTTAATGAGCATGTAACAACGTAGATGAAGCTTATTTAGGCTATAGAAAAAATATGTTGAAAAAAAAGTAAAACACAACAGTTGTGGGAATATCATTATTTACAAATATTCCTTGTACCATTCTATGTTCATGGTTAGAGGTAAACTTATACCCTTTTTTATGCCTATGCATATAATATTGCTATTTTATGAAAATGGTATTTTATGATAGAAGATGAGTATGTAGGAATATTGGATATTGTTGTAGGCATATGAATTGCTATCTCGACATGGGTTTTAGGAGAGGAATATCCAATCACTTCTGCACAAATAGCTATCTTCAAAGTGTTTTCACCTACTATGTGACTATGTTACATAGAACATCCACACCATGTTCATCACTTGGTATCAAATTCCTTCATCTCTTAATCAAGGGGACTGCCTCTATGGCCAAGTATTCTTAACTCACAATTTGTTGAAGACCATCCAATTCCTTGTCAAGCTTCATGAATTATTTATTAGGCACTTGCATTGAAGGCTCATCCTCACCATGAGAAGTGTGACAGAAATTTTCAATAGTGTTAGGATAGATAGGTGTTGGATTAAGAGAATGTGGTTCTCCCAGGCTCTTAGGCAAGAATAAGTTAACACTCAACTCAAGCTCAACAATATTAGCATTTAACTCATGGGATGCTATAATTTTGTAACTTCTTCTCATAGGAATATCAGATTCATAACAATGGATTACGAAACCCATCAAAAATTACAAGCTCTAGCAACACACAATAAAGGAAAACTAGAGACAAATAGATGGGAATTGGTTTATGCATCCTTTAATTAATTGACATAATTtattggaaatatagataatgatAACTAAACCAATTAACCTGGTATTAAATAATGACAATGATGCAATGGATTAACCAAATGATTAAACTATGTGATATAGaactgatatgatcaattaactACCTAATTAAACAATATGAGCTAACAAAATGatgattaattaataaatacaagaACACGCAAGAACACAAAAAATGAATTCCAAAAATTAATGCTTCTATATCTAACATTTTTATTGAAATCAACTTAAATCTGGACAACCAAATAAATAACACCATGCAAACAGTCAGGTTCACCCAGTGTCTTATCTCCTTAGGAGTCCAATGCATCAATAAGCATTTCCAAGTATAATGCCACAAATATTGAATGCATCATCATGTAATAAACTGACCATTGCCACTACCCTATACTCACAAACCAATTATGGAGGCCCACATATGATGACACCTGTATTTATAGTCATCAAGGGAAATATATCACTCCAACCATGATAATGTCAATTTCGATGAATGTGAAACAACTGCAACCTCCAAAAATGAAAGGTTATACATTGATATGAAATTCAATCTCTTTAATATATATCCTCAACCAATGAAAAAATGGCTTAATGGCTTTTCGACCAATGTAAAGAGGCCCGAATAGGGTCCTCAAGTAGAGTCTAAGGACTCGAATAAGGTGTCGGTGGAAGGAAGCTTGTATCCGAAAGGAGGCCAAAAAGTAGTGGCTAGCAAGGGATGATGGCTGGAAATTGGATAAAATGACCCATGCAACAATGTAGGTAGATCGTCTTGAATCATGACCTACCGAAAAAACTTAAACCCCACAACAATTTAATTACAAACTATTCAGTGTAACCTCTGATGTAGAGAAAACATGTCCAATTAGCATAAAATCCATCCAGTATAGATATTAACCTCCAAAAAGGTAAAATAGACCCCAACTAGTGACGAATGACATGATCATCAGCTATATAAATTGCACTAACCAGTAAGATCATGCAGAATCCCAAACACAAATTAAAAAAGGATGTAGCCTCCAAAAGGTATTATGGACCCCCAAAAAAGGATGTAGCCTCCAAAACAGGGacccaaaaaaaaatttgtgtttcCAACTGTTCCATCTTTACGCAGCACCACCTCTCATATTTTGTCGCTCTTTTCCGAGCAAAATGCTTTTCCATAATTGTAAGAATTCAGAAAGAGAATGCTATTCATTCTTTTCATGGTGTCACTTTTCCACAGTCTGCTGCATTATTCATGCTGGTCACCTTTTGTTATCTTTGTGTGTTGACTGTAAGGTTTTGCCTTATGGTTGTGGAAGAAGCATTCCAAAACTAACGTTCAACGCTTTCTGGTAACGTTAAAAATGTGAGATtttacattttttaatttatttttaacattTCCGGTAACATGAGATTGAACACTATAAATATCTTTGTTTTTCCCATTTCTGTTAACTTTGAAAAAGAAATGGATGTAACCATAACAAATTCAGTACTTGTTCGGCCTGCACGCGATACTTCCAGTGAGGAGATCTGGTTGTCAAATGCTGATTTGATTTTAACTAAATGCTATGCATGCACCACATACATTTATAGGTCGATTGAAGAGCCCGATATCTGTGTGTGGCAGAGATTGAGAGGCGCTTTCTAAGGTGTTGGTATATTTCTATCCTTTGTCGGGAAGATTAAAGAATGACACCAGTAGAGGGTTCGCTATCAATTGCAATAGTGAGGGCGTATTGTTTGTGGAAGCAGTCACGGATTCTAATATTGAGGACTTGGGAGATTTTTCTTCAGTTTCAAAGCTGTCATCATTAGCAATCACTGTCGACTGCACCCAGAGCATTACATCACTCCCATTGCTGCTTTATCAGGTAGCCACTCTTATCTTATGTTTACAAACTATTAGTTACTGTGGGTTTCGCAGGCTTTAATTTGGTGTTCGATCGTGAGTGTCAAGTAAACTTAGATTCAGTTTATGATAGATAATGATAAATACAATAGTAAAGTATCAAGTTTTGTCTTTAATTGTGGCGAAGCATTTACTCGTCATAGGCTCTTTTTATGAAGCTCAAACTATCTCTCTAACTTTTGTGTAAATTGTATGTTTAGTTTTAGATCTGAATAATGTTTAATATCAATGTATATTTAGTAATTTTTTATTATGTAATAAGCAATGTAAAAGATTTGATATACATTTTTTCTCAATTGGTATTTATTGTTGAAATTTTAATTACACTTTGattaaatttattatataaaattagaattgaatttttttttattttttaatatatttgttattgaacttatctgttttcttttgttttagttTTACTTACTAAACATTTTAAATATGACCAAACATTTATAAAAACACTCTTCAAAGCACAAATAATTTATAATTCATATTTGATTATTGAAttatgatatttataattaaatttataattgaatttaattcattaACATCACTAAGAATTTTAATGATAGCGCGCGCGGTGCTAATTCCCATGTCCATCTTCTATTAGATTTTATGGATATATTGATCATATATGTGTTTTGATTACAGGTGACTAAGTTCAGATGTGGAGGTGTTGCCATAGGAGTCGCAATCAATCATATAATAGCAGATGGCATGTCTTCCTTACATTTTGTTAATACATGGTGTGACTTGGCTCACGGGTTAGATGTGATGGTACATCCGTATCTTGATCGTACTTTGCTTCAAGCGCGAAATCGTCCTGAAACTTTCTTTCCTCATTTAGACTGCGCCTACCTTTTCCAACACTCACTCAAACGGTTCAGGCTTACAAAAGAACAATTAAATTGCCTAAAAGAAAAGGCTAGGGAGAACTCAAGTAAGGAGGCTTTCACAACATTCATAGCATTGTCAGCCCACATTTGGAAATGTGCTTGCATTTCTGGAAATCTACTCAAACAACAAGAAACCAAACTATACATTCCCATAAATGGACGAGAGCGAGTCCATCCCGTTCTACCTTGTGGGTATTTTGGTAATGCTATATTTCATACTTCTCCaattgaaatttcagaaaaaatagtGTTCCAATCATTTCATATATTGCTGAAATAATTCAAGAGGAGGTAAGAAAGATGGATGACCAATACATTCGCTCTCAGTTAGACTACCTAGAATTAAATCCTAATTTAAGGATTGAAATAAGTGAGCGTAAAATATTATACCCTAACATGGTTATCAATAATTGGGCTCATTTACCTATATATGCAGCGAATTTCGGTCAGGGGAAACCTTTATTCATGGGAGTACAAAAAAATGCACCAGAAGGGTATTGTTTTATTAAGCCCAACTCTGAAGATGATGGAAGCCTAATAATAGAGATGACCTTACGAAGTGATCGTATGGATCGATTCAGAAAATTACTTTATCAATTCTAGACATTTGGCACCTCAAGTTATTATTTAGAGAGCGGGTTGTTATTGCCAGTAATTTTGAGTGTATCTGGATGACTATTTATGTAGAGCCAATTTCTATATGTATGATGATTGTCTTTATGTTCTAGTCAATCTACTATAAAAATATATGCATTGACAGGCTTTTGTTAATCCATTGATGTCTGAAATTAACTTGTGATGATACATTAGTCTTATATTGCTAAATAAAGAGCATCCAATACATGGAAGTttcaaagattttatttatttcttctttaaaTAGTTTCTTAAatttaatatgtatgtatgtatgtatgtatgtatgttctttGTTACCTATTCAAAATTGtgtacataaggaatttgaatccTCCTCATCACCACGTGAGTTCTCATTTGACAAAGAAAGTACTCCATGTTTCCTATCTTTTATTATGTCTTATGTAAACCTAAACATTGAATGTATTATCTTTCTTGCTGTAATGGTGCAAAAGTGACCCTATAGAGGGAAGAACTATGTTCCTCtgagagccaatttcacaacatacatttaGATATTTCCAACTAGTGAAACTAGAAAAGATATCTAATAAATAGATGATAGAGAGTCTTCTGTCCAAATCTAAGTGTCTTGGTCAAGGATGGACAAATGTCTATGCAACATGTTATAGTTTCATATGGATCACAAATAGAAAAGACTCAGAAACACAAAGAGCCAACTTTGTATTTTGACTAACCTTCAAAACCTAGAATAAAAAATATACCaacaaatattatatataatagagATACAAAGAAGTATAATAAAGATTTATAGAATAAATGaacaataaataaatacaaaaaccTCTCTGTAGTTGAATGCCTTCAAGAAACCTACACACATACATAATAGGAAAAATGTTGAAGCTATTTGGGATATTGCCTCGGTCAAATCCCTATTTTGTTGTTTCCACGTCCATAACAACtagatagatggatagatagataaaaatgtaaatagaatagataaatgatttgatagatgagggatgtgataaatcccaggATACTCAAAGACAAGATAAATAGATTGATATTACTTGATATGCTTGAGAAAGCCAAGATAGATGCAAAGAAATTAGTGTGATAGCTTGAGACTATTGTAGAAAACAAGAGACTAATGTAGCAAAtggaagagagaaagagaaatgtaTGAGAGCCAAGAGAACAAGAGAGAGCTAGAGAGATTGCCTAAAGAAACTAGAGAGATTGTCCAGAATCTAGAGAGATTAAATGTAGAGAAGATGGATTTAAAAGAGAGAATAGGAGGGAAAAAGATAGTTGTGAGCCACTTCGAAATATTTTGAGCCATTTCCACTGACCAAGGTAGCTAACAAGTGTCAAAATATGTAGAATTGACATATGAACATTGATATGTCATAGGATGAATGTGTGGTGCACGAACATCTGCACAGTGCACTAGTGTCTAGATGAATCATGCTAAAAAATGACAAGTGGCAAGAGAAACACatcattaataaaaaaatgacactAAAATGAAACTACTGAAAAGGTGTCTTAAGAATCCTAAGAGGGAAAAAGATTATCAAAAGGATAAAATGAGACTACTCATATGGTAGgagaatggacactaaagtggctacaaaactgtaggtggaattgcaaagagatatgcaatttttgactccacatttttcccccactttagtgggattaTGAATCAACATGAATATTCATGTTAAAGGGCATATAGTGAACATAAAATGACATTATGATTCcaaaggatactatagaggaagcATAAAAATCTTCAAACTAAGGAAGCATTCCTCCAAATTGAAGACATACAAAATAAATCCATCAAAAAGAAAAATCTGCACAAGGCAACAATGTTACAAAATAAAAACTCCTAAGATGGTAGGGTTAGAATATGTTAAACATAAAgatatatagacaagaaaatggatAACACATACACACAATCACATAacaaacaaactagaatttgaGTCACCAAAGCGAAAGAGAACTCAATGTAAAAGGTTATCTCAATACTATatgtcatctataaaatacaagaaataataaaaAGAGGAATTCTAAAAAGGAGAGAAGAATGCGAGGATCGATCGatccaaggaagaatgcacccaaGGGATAAAGAAGAAACTAATATAAAAAAGATAACATGGCTTTGTCACTAGATTTCTCTATCACTAGCAGTCATGTACTTGGTAATGATTAAAAAGATAGatcatagtctagcaagttgtattATTCTGGATGATTAAATTTTAGAAGCACCGACCTTGATATGAAGTAtagccaagaacatgaaataaccagaaaagtttttaatatgtaaaaaaaaata is a genomic window of Cryptomeria japonica chromosome 7, Sugi_1.0, whole genome shotgun sequence containing:
- the LOC131045446 gene encoding hydroxycinnamoyltransferase 1-like, whose translation is MDVTITNSVLVRPARDTSSEEIWLSNADLILTKCYACTTYIYRSIEEPDIFTDSNIEDLGDFSSVSKLSSLAITVDCTQSITSLPLLLYQVTKFRCGGVAIGVAINHIIADGMSSLHFVNTWCDLAHGLDVMVHPYLDRTLLQARNRPETFFPHLDCAYLFQHSLKRFRLTKEQLNCLKEKARENSSKEAFTTFIALSAHIWKCACISGNLLKQQETKLYIPINGRERVHPVLPCGYFANFGQGKPLFMGVQKNAPEGYCFIKPNSEDDGSLIIEMTLRSDRMDRFRKLLYQF